The Coccidioides posadasii str. Silveira chromosome 2, complete sequence genomic interval GCACCAATGGTGTGTTTGTCCAATACGCGAATCTATTGATATGAATTCACGGTGTTCTTAATTATTCGATCCCCACAAGAAAAGCTTGTAGCAGCAATAGGAGTATCGACAGCTTGAAACATTTCGACACCCTACTATCCCTAGCTTATTGGCAAGGGAAAGGAAACAAGCGAAATTCTGACGTGTCATAAGAACAAAGGTAATTGAAACCGATGAGAAATATGCTCGAGCTGTTGAGAATTGGAGATTGTGAGTGTTATGCTTGAAATAACTCATATTTTAATCAGTCGACACACAGGAGCGGGAGCTGGCGCGGCTCACATCCAGTTGAGTTGATGTCTCCGGGCAGAAGTGGATATCTCTCACATCCACTTCCCTTATCGCTCTCTTCCTTGATAGAACACTCAAGATCGTGGTGAATACCGAATTCCCTGATGAGTCTAATAGCACTATCGCGAGCGCCATTATCGACAACCGCGCCCAAACCCTCCTCCTGTCTCATGAACCTTTCAGCATGCTCCTCTATCTACGCTTGGCCGTCGCCATCCAAGATGCCTGAACTGAATTGGACAtcccttcttctttctctttttctctcatCTTACTGTAAAATATAATTATTGGGTTGCTCTATTTCGCAATCATTGAAATTTTCTGATCCAGTTAAggaggcctttttttttttttttttggttttatCGGGATCAGATCAGATTTAACAGCTAGTTTCCTAACAGTGACAAGTTAGCTTTTATTATCTCAGAGCCCTAAAATTCTGCTATAGCGGTATCACTGACATTTACTATCTACACGGACAGCTAGAGTTCGGCAAAAGAGCACTTTTAGTCTCCCTTTGCTGCTTATCCTGGTGTCACTAGCTAGACTAACTCGGACTGCACGATAACCATTTGCCCAGAGTTTGTTTATAGCAATCAGCTTCGGCGGGGTCGTCGTACTTCTATCGTTTTTCATTACGGCTCATCAAGATACCTTTCATCTTGGAGGCACAATCTGCTCAATTGTCTGAAGATTCACCCCATGGGCCACAAATATGAAGTCACTCAGACTTAAAGACCTCCCGAACATGGGTGATTGTTTTTGTAAAGGAGAGACGAAAGTGCAGACTGGGACAATATCGATTCGTACAAGAGCATTTCAAGAAAACTCTGGCTATTCTTCAGCCGCTCGCCGATGTATATGTTGACGATGATTTCTCCTTGGTCTTCAGGTAAAGTTGCTCacttttcttgtttcttgATTGTAGGGCAATGGCTGCGCTTCTGGACAGCGCATAATGCGGTTTTACTCTGGTATATCCACTTTATATACAGACTGATATCTCACAGATGTTGGGTCTTCTCTCCAGCACATGTTGAGCCCGCTAAGTATCAAATGGTAAATGTTGGGGGAATGGTGAATACTGATATTTTACCGGGACTACTTACTTGTAGCAGGCATTGAGATGGGGAATAACATCTACATTCAAATGTCAAGCTGAGTGTCTCAAGTTTTCGAATAATCATCAAAGGGATAAATGGCTTATTATATTGAGACCTAGGCAAAACAGTCCCTACAGGTTGGATCCCACGCGACACTGGACAGTCTGAGACCCCAGAGACAGAAGCTATCAGTTTTAAACGAAATAGGATTTGCAAAACAAATATTGGCCAGGCAGCTGATTGGGATTCACATATTGTGTCAGATAGTGATAAACAGATCACATACGACCATAGGAGGTGGAAAAcagggcttcccgtccgctcaGCCGTACTTAAGGCACCTGCCGGCCGGCTAGTAGTTGGGTGggtgaccaccagcgaatcccggctgttgtatgtttttttctttgagCTCCTTATTAGTAGCTTTTTGGACAGTGGATTGTGGTGGACCTTAGGTGGAGACTTGGATATATGACAAGCACATACGACCATAGGAAGTAGAAAATagggcttcccgtccgctcaGCCATACTCAAGCTACTCGCCGGCCGGCTAGTAGTTGGGTGGAtgaccaccagcgaatcccGGCTGTTGTATGTTTTTGTGGTCATCTGTGTTTTTCTGGTTTCAGGGTGTAAACCAATCTCTCCAGATAATCATGATTGCTGTAAAGTTCTCCGAAGGTCTGTCTGCGCTATAAAAAAAACTCCCGCCGTTACAACGGCGCGCAGATCCCATTGCTTTGGAGTCCTCGGATCCATCAATTTCTGCCTGTCTTCGTACTTAAAGAGCCTCATAAATATTAGAATAGGTGAAGTGTAATTGCAGTTTTCTTGTATATCTTTAATTATTAGCTGTATAGAAATATTCGTGAATTTGGGCGTGAACAGCATTGTCGTTGAGTAGGGGTGGGCTTTTGCAGTGAAGGCCTGCTGTCAATTGGTCCTGGGCGGCGGGTGATCCATCAGTAAgataaaagaagagatatcgCGACTCACAGGGCTTTTCAATGTGTTGAAGCTTTGAAATCACAACCCAAGTCTCAATGCAGATATGTCTTGTTGTTATATTGTTCTGATTATCCCAAGCATCCTTTAAAGGAGTGCCTAGAATAAAACTTGCTGCAAGTCAGCCATTATCGAGAGTGTATGGTGCCAGATAAATCTTGGGATATCTGTTTGCTCTTTCACATGTTGCATAGCAATTTCCTCAGCAGCAAGGACTCTGCCGCTGTTGATGGCTCAAGACAAGAACTTGCTCATGAATCCCGCGAAATATACGTCCCGAGTCGCAGTCGTCATTTGTTGCAGTCATTGACATTAGCCGGGTATTAAAGTTGGAGATGGGTATTTGTGGGACTGGTGAGAGAGTTCAGTTTTAAAAAGTTATCATTCGCTCTCTAACCCAGTGTCATGACGCTTTATTGATGATCCCTAACATCAGGAAGGAAACATTCTTGGGTTGTTGGATGGTAATAAAGGCCATTGCGTGGCTGAAAGCATTAACTACAGAGTTAACACCTCCGTACACCTTGATAGACTCGACACACACGACCGGAATCGAGGATCTTCATCATCGATAGCCATCGTAGTGCTTTCGTATGTTGAAAGGTCGGTCCAATTTCTCCGGGGCTAGGATTGCAGAGACCAATATCTTCATTGCGCTGGAGTATCGCCGACAAACAAGGAAGCTATTCTCCTATCTCAGTCCACATGCATGTATGATCCAGGAAGCTGCAGCCCACAATCTAGATGTTCGCCCTAAAGACGTGTGAGGTAGCGATATGAAGATCTGGCGCTTTGGAAGCTTCAACATCTGCGCCTCAATCATTGTCACTACATGGCAATAACACGTGTGCTGATATAATTCCCACTGTCACATCGGCCGGGAAAGCTGGCACCCATGCATGGCTGCAGGAAAACTTCCCATCTGTACCCATTCCCAGGCTATATAGGCTTGCTTTGTCTCCAGGCTGAAGTGTGTGATTGGTTTTTGTTGTGTTCCTTAGCTTTTGCACCCGACAGCAAAAGTTGACTTCAAATCACACCATCGTGCTTCGTGACCTTTTTCTAATATCTCCGTCAATGTTGGCGGTATTTGTTGCTGTTAGAGCCCTCGTCAAGAGCGCGCCCTGCTAAGGCAATATCAGAGGGCTTCATAGCCCACCAAAGTGCCCAGAAGTTGAGGACAAGTTGTTTAATAAGATCTTTGGTTTTGGTTTGTTGGCAATGAGGTGAGTTTGTTAAGAGAAGTGGTTGAGAGGTGTACGTTTGATAAGATAAAAAATAGTTATAACCACGCCAAAACGCCCCCCATATAACCGCTAGTTACCCAGGCATTGTTAACTAGTACTGGTGAAAAGGGTTTGACCATATGCTacttattctttttttttcccactcAATTATAGTAAAATACCTTTACTTACATATTAAGTACATACGACCATAGGAAGTGGAAAAcagggcttcccgtccgctcaGCCGTACTTAAGCCACTCGCCGGCCGGCTAGTAGTTGGGTGggtgaccaccagcgaatcccGGCTGTTGTATGTCTTTTTATTTTGCTCGAAAAACCCTCCAGGTTTTTGGGTTTAGTGTTCATGAAAAGGGTTTAGTTAACTAAGATAACAGCCACAACAAAAGATCTAGAAACTGGTGAGATGAACATTTAACCAGTTCTTCCgggaattttcttttgtatACTCGTAGTTTTCTAGAGGTTTTTGCAAAAATGCATTTGCAATGCGTCGGTGGCTATCTGATATCTCAAAGAGCCAATGCACTAGATTTTCCTACCTTGCTGACTTGTAGAACGTACTTCTCGAATACGTTGTAATAAGACTTCAAGTTGACTCTCTCTCAATTTTAACATATATAAATCGATACCGAGCAGGGAACCTGTTACCCCGGAGACAGACCACGAGAGCCGGTCGAGACTTTGATGATTAAAGGCGGCCGGTACTTTCGGTTCTCGATAGAGTAATTCTGACAAATATTAGCATCCaactgtactccgtaaatcGCATCTTGTAGTATTTCAATCAGCGTCATTAcgcagtacggagtatacagTTTCTCAATGTTTTTATTCAACGCTCCGGATTCGCAACGGGCCGAAGTCCAAAGGGCTGAATTGTGGCTAAAGTCTCAAGGCTAGCTGGCCTATTAAGCATGTCCAGAAGCAAGAGGAACCATGAAACCAATCAATTTGAGTCCTAAGACATTACAGGTCAGATGAGAGGAAAAGCTCTGCATTAGATAAGGAAGATCTGCGCTGGATGCCTGGAGACTCAGTGATGTCGCGGCATACCCATAACTCTGGCTCGCCAGGCACCCCATTTCATAACAATAAAACGCACGGCTGCCCGCCTTCATCGAAGTTGTCATATTTATGATCCAATGGGGTCCTTGGCCCAAAACAACACCGACAGAGTTCCACTTACGGCTGGCGAAAGCCCGAGGCCACCTTAGGCCTTAATGGACATCAATACTAGGATTGAAGAACTTCAGAGGCAGCTAAAAGAAGCAGAGAGGAGGGCGGAACAGGCAGAGGGCATAGCTGAAAACGCAAAGGCCAGAGCCGAAGAGGCAGAATATCTCCGTGAGAATGAGCGACGACTTCGACAAGCCCTGGAGAACAGAATCAACCTGACAACCTTCGAGACCTTCCTTCGATCCTGCCACGAGTACATAACCGTACCGCTTAACATTCAACCGAAGAAGTCCAAAACTACAAAGGGCTCGATCACGGCCCCTACTGGTCGCTACTGTCCCACCACACTTCGCCGATGGACAGATTTTCCCCGTCTGCGCAACGAGCTCTTCAACAGGgtattctctctctttcatccGACTGAAGCACCCCCATTAAAAGTGTTCCCATCCACTGAGGTGGTGAGGGGTGTCGGTGACCTTGTCTCGCGTCGACGACTAGGCAGCGAGCTCGACCTCTTGAGCTATGAGCGATTCGCCGTTGAAGAACATGTCATCTTCATTATGCAGGAACTGCTAAAGCTTGATACTGGCACCCACCTTCCTTTGCTCGGGTCGGGCATATCCTTTGAAAATCATGCCAATACCCTCAGTGACGAGCTGGAGCTAACACCGCAGAAGCACCAGGGCTGGAGGCCTCGATCCGATTAGCTATGCGTGTTTCGAAAAGATGACGAGGTTGAGACTTTGCTGTTCATCATTGAATACAAAGCTGGTCATAAACTTCTGCCTGCAAATTTACGGGCGGGACTGCAACCCTCAAACTTCTGGGAAGATGTTGTGCAGGCTCACCTGATCCCCACTGATCAAGAGGAAAAACTCATTTACAAAGCAAAGCAGATCACTGGTGCTGCCATCACTCAGGCATTTGACTACATGATTAAAGAAGGGGTTGAATATGGGTATTTGACTACTGGTGAAGTTTTTACTTTCCTTCACATCAAAGAAGATGACCCAACTACACTATATTACCACCTCTCTGAACCTGTTCGTGACATCGAAGCTCAGCATCCCCTAACACAGCAGTATCATCGCTCCTTTCGCTATGTCTCCTGGCCTTGGGTTCACAGAAAAGGGACCAAGAGTGGCGATCTCATGCATTTTCCATTCTTCACACATGGGCTATTGATGTAGAGTACATCTTGGCGAAGATGCCAGCTGAGGAGAGAAGCCGAACGCCATCTGGGTCGAGCTTTGTCCCATCAAGCCCGCTTTCCAGTCCTATCCAACAGGAACAATCTCGTCGATCACGTCGACTGCAAGGTCGCTGTGCGGACTCGGATGACACGGCCGAAGATTCACCCTCGGATAGCTCTGAGGGGGACGATCCCAGCAACCGTAATGCAATGAGCAAATGGGGATCCAAACGATTCGCAGTGGTTATATCTCCACCTCGACCCCCTGCAGCAAAACGACAGCAGCAGTCGCAGGAGGAGCGCAGACGTAATCGGGAGCCAGAACGTCAATACTGCACACAAAAGTGCCTTGCTGGTTTGGCCAATAGGGCTGCTTTAGATCAAGCATGTCCCAACATCACTCTTCACCGAACAATGAGCCAGGATGACAATCATCCGATTCTTACAGCGAGAGTTGCTGCACTacttgaagctcagcttaacAACGACCGAGATAATGGATGCAGACCTTTGAAGTTCTTTGGGGCCTACGGTATTCTCTTTAAGATGACACTGGCCAAATACGGCTATACTTTCGTGGGGAAAGGAACGATCGAAGGGTTGATCCATCATCTCCAACATGAGGCTAAAGTGTATGAATACCTCAGCAAGCTTCAAGGTAGTTTGATTCCGGTCTGCCTGGGGAGTGTTAACCTAAAAGAGCCATTCATCACAGATGGTTTGGATCGGATTGTCCACTATCTGCTCCTCTCCTGGGCTGGAGACAGCTTAGATTATTCGCAGCATTGTGACTTTCATCAGGAGGCGAGAAGACTGCAAAAGGAGTTGGGTCGGTATGGTGTGGTCCATGGGGATGTTCGTCCTGCCAATGTCACCTGGAATTCAGAGCTATCCCGACCAATGCTGATCGACTTCGACAAAGCGCGGCTGGTGCGGAAAAGACCATTAACCAGCTCAAGGCCGAAAGCCACTCATAGCCATGCCATTAAACGGAAACGGCGAAGCCTTTTCCAAGTTGACGTATAATCTTACCTAGCTGCGGAAAGCCATGGGGTGATCCTTTGTTACCGAGCAGGTTTCGACAACCAGTGGTAAGCTATCTTTCCGGGCGTCAACTGCTGAAAGTGGTATCTTTTTATAATGGAGGACTAAGATTGTAAAAATTTGACGGATGAGCGATTGAAGCTATACAATAAAGCATCAAAGAAGTGTTAAGAAAAGTTGAACCAATTTCTTGAAAATTGGTGGGAATCGAGCTGTGATCAACACGTTGTGGATGCTGAGGTTACCGCGCAGGATTCAACTTATCAGTCTGACATTTATGCCTCTGAGAGAGTCCATTTGCTGTTTGTGGCCGGGTCCTTTCTCCAAGCCGCCATTATTTGGGTCCAGTCTTCTAGTTGATATGTTGGATAATTTCATAGCAGCTGTCTTGGTTGTTTCCACTTTTGATAAAAAGAGAGCCCTGAATGCCGTAGGGCTAAATAGATAGATCATGGTCATTGAAGCTCGATCAAGGTAGTCTTGCAGTCAAACAGACACAAAAAAGGCATATTCCCCCACAGCCACCTGTGTTTCAATGTGCTTCTAGCAACAAATCATGGATCATTCCAGGATGGGTAACTGCTCTTAATAAATTTATGAAGTTTATAAGTCCTAATTTCAAAGGGCAATGAAACCAAAGATGGCTTTAGGGAATAGATGGATGCCAAAGCCACTTCGCTTCAGAGCAAATAATACATACGGAGTTGAGAAGTCAGAAACCCCACAAGTTGATCAATTccaagaaaggaagaaaaaaaaaaagcaaaggatACTTCAGCACAAATGATGAACCCCGAGGACAAAGCACAAACAGGCAGATAACGAGGCACTGAGAAAGATTGCTACAAGTGGCTGAGCAGTCCATGTGTGTTCAGCACCTCAGTTGCCTTACATCTTCTTGAGGTAATGCAAACTTCTGTGCAGTTGACAATCTCCTCCCATAATATGCTTCTCAAACTGAGTAATGATATTTCTAGAATCATACGCATTGATTGCACCAGTGTCCAGCAAATGAAGAAGGCAATCTGGGCTCAGAAATACTGGCAACCAGACCAACATTTCACCCCATTCTATCCACACATCAGTCAAATGCTAGCCTATGAGCAAAAAGATATATCAACATTTGAGTGGCATCAGCATGGCTTGTACCCAGCTAggaatgaaaaaaaaaaaaaaaaaaaaaaaagtaattATCTGACAAAACATATGACCATGATCTTGTTGACGCACTCAATGTTCTAGGCCGCCTAGACGCACCAAAATCGTCTAGATGGGAAATATGCCGTTGAATCTATTACGTCAAACTACCTTTAAAACGGCCTCTTCATACTTCCTTGCGCTGGCTGAGATGCACATGAATCACTTGATTAGCCAAAGGAATGATGCTAACAGTTCAGTGGAGGACTGCAGACAGAACTATATTGCTCGATGTCTATTCCGCAAGCTTGCCCAATGATGCCGTCTCTGAAAAGTATGATGATGGCCCTTTTTAAATTATTCCCTGATGACTTTCGCCCCAAGTGTTTTTGCTAACACCGAACTCAAGGTCGCAGGAACGATTGACTGGAAGTTCACATATGTTGCACCAGCAAAGTTTGCTAGAAGCCCTCTGCTCTGACTATTACTGGAACTTCCTGGATACTGGCCCGACAGGCTTGATGATTGGACTCGAAACTATGAAAAGTGCTCGAAAACTTTGTTTGAAAcatttcaagaaaaagaagagacgGTTATCCAGCATGGAATGACGACAGAAAAGAACAGGCTCTTGGAGCATGTGAAATAGAACTGGGAATCTGGGATATCTTGGTTAAGTATGTCGCAAGGAGGAGTTGGGCATTTGATATGATTTTTTGAGCCAGAGCTGATAGAAGATTATTTGCGGCTGGTGATCTTGAAGATCGATTTCAGTTGCTGACAGAAAAGGAGTTGGATGGGATCGAAACATTTATGCAGAGGTGAATGCCGTGTATCACGTGACATAGCCAGCTGTTGGGCAATTTCCGGTCGGATTTTGCAGCCGAGTCGATCTGCGCTGAGAGAGCAACACGGGGGATTGTTTCGCGTCGATTCCCGTCGATCAGCCCACTGATGGGATGGATCCTTGTGAGCTGTCAAACTTTACCAACTccttgtacggagtactccatacggagtacaggacCAAACAAGGCGACAACCTTCCTAGCTCTTTTGTGTGGATCATAAAAGAGGACTCAAAAAACTCCAATTGTACTCCGGACTTCGGCGAAGATGCAAACATTTGCTAAAGGCTGGTTCGATCCTGTTGTTAACTATGAAGTTGCCCAATTATATCCGGAGTAGAACTCTTCTCTGGAATGAAGATGGATAGGTGAGAAACATTGGCCTGTCGATTCGGACATATGGAGTACTAAATAGGTGCAGTCTGAACGACCAAAATTCCTCTATCATTGGCTAATCCCTTTACTGGCTACCTACGGAGCGTGCTGCTGCCATCATACCCAAGAAATTGAGTGAAGCTGATCCCCGGTACTACTAAGTTTTTGGCCTCCTAATCTGGATATCATGGCAGTACGTAACTGCTGCCCCACGTTTTCAACATCAGTATGCAGTGATGATGAGAGCACACACTTTTATAGCGGTTCCGCAGTACTGGTATCAGAGACCTCTACTCGACCTACTGCATGCGCCATCAAATCCATCTCAGCAAACGTTCTCTATCAACGGCATCGATCGTATCTTATATGGGATAAAATCGTAATGCTgggaaagaaacaaaatcaAACTAATACTCCGTGACTAGCATCTCATTTCAA includes:
- a CDS encoding uncharacterized protein (EggNog:ENOG410PTDU~COG:S), which produces MPAEERSRTPSGSSFVPSSPLSSPIQQEQSRRSRRLQGRCADSDDTAEDSPSDSSEGDDPSNRNAMSKWGSKRFAVVISPPRPPAAKRQQQSQEERRRNREPERQYCTQKCLAGLANRAALDQACPNITLHRTMSQDDNHPILTARVAALLEAQLNNDRDNGCRPLKFFGAYGILFKMTLAKYGYTFVGKGTIEGLIHHLQHEAKVYEYLSKLQGSLIPVCLGSVNLKEPFITDGLDRIVHYLLLSWAGDSLDYSQHCDFHQEARRLQKELGRYGVVHGDVRPANVTWNSELSRPMLIDFDKARLVRKRPLTSSRPKATHSHAIKRKRRSLFQVDV
- a CDS encoding uncharacterized protein (EggNog:ENOG410PTDU~COG:S), producing the protein MDINTRIEELQRQLKEAERRAEQAEGIAENAKARAEEAEYLRENERRLRQALENRINLTTFETFLRSCHEYITVPLNIQPKKSKTTKGSITAPTGRYCPTTLRRWTDFPRLRNELFNRVFSLFHPTEAPPLKVFPSTEVVRGVGDLVSRRRLGSELDLLSYERFAVEEHVIFIMQELLKLDTGTHLPLLGSGISFENHANTLSDELELTPQKHQGWRPRSD